A single Argentina anserina chromosome 7, drPotAnse1.1, whole genome shotgun sequence DNA region contains:
- the LOC126804052 gene encoding uncharacterized protein LOC126804052 isoform X1 yields the protein MEKGKGVREVGNGGNEGGGGEKGDQRRKRIEGKSDEILGSGDLGIGGEEWFGGGNGGDGGVSGVGDEIARLFGEVDVGGVGLGGGGVSFWGGGNGGGVEIGGGQAFGLEDEGGFGEKFQFGGGLGGLDGGGGIQLWEIEGLGGEGMHGLFDRNGQFWGGEASGIDNQTVEAGECRAGNGDEVGENRADNGGEIGESRAVGGAGESQAGNCESGGGAEGSKGKRGRPKGSKNKKKIIEAKEGTVGLIGTGSVDVGGEESVTPKRKLGRPKGSKNKKKALVNDENGGEPDGGEESKVLVGNESVMPKSKLGRPKGSKKNKKALANDGNGDEESKGLVGNESVGPKRKVSQPKGPKTKRNRTGVEDDGVSKDMGAVAKGIEKSSQSQLTGLEKEMLHIEQSGKKVAIESAGREVKNEVLQLNKRCAWPRKITPGINSMSNETFGRTCTGGPIMFFMGLENEYPVLGSKDDNQLPDVQPKVNLVETGNQYVPGKTMVATDGNEMHVLTGVKDMKLYKKEAVNGKEGRGTVQQNGKRGRPKRSAKKENVSRDEIREMPGEIMGGMGNGRSMLEGMEDGGMGMDASMAIDVGSESVQVKKKRGRPKGSTNNKDHDVKKKQEIFSNVEGSTEETVWSTATVINSTKLAGEQVLRLCSETNGWKDIQTKDEYSQLKEIEEKFENMVVGNDGDGNGAPMVSSNNERTINVGKKEKGMSAACGSNVGGNEVIQHKRPGRRANKRPIAFVGEDQSREGEDVRKIDSRDESSKRKLGRPKKKRQIIRPEALSDVTVLMHQNYLKDLSFPTMQVKSSEDTEKRLQKRPRGRPRKISNQPVNHCEFRTGKLKNSNDTEKKLCKRPRGRPRKISNQPVNHCEFHTEKLKNSEDTEKKLCKRPRGRPKKISNQPINHGEFRTQLLKNSENTEKKLQYRPRGKRPRGRPRLFSNLQNRSDFRARKLKNLEHTQLKLCKRPRGRPRKFGNLQAHARYLKHEIYTDTLERKERLWCHQCLRNDRNGVVSCLKCRKKHYCYDCLAKWYPEKTKEDIEIACPYCRANCNCRICLKEDLDVLPGHEETDTNTRLEKLLYLLCKTLPLLKHIQQEQISELDAESSIRGLQLTEEDLPRSILEDDDRVYCDKCNTSIVNFHRSCPNPDCSYDLCLTCCWELRKGCQLGGSESESSIQRFYEGDCRSSVSDGQIPEVNENNLQSSPVNEFTNDISSEFPHWKAEVDGRIPCPPKAQGGCGTQILGLRCIFEANWVEKLILSSENLTVHYQSSDFDFSQGCSACHSISSACNGVNALEVRHAADRMDCFDNLIYCPDSVHLGNNDIEHFQLHWRRGEPVVVRNVLEKATGLSWEPMVMWRAFIGAKKVLKEEAVKVKAIDCLDWCEVDINMYQFFKGYIEGRKYTNGWPEMLKLKDWPPSNLFEECLPRHGAEYMTMLPFSDYTHPKSGVLNLATRLPTALKPDLGPKTYIAYGTMEELGRGDSVTKLHCDISDAVNVLTHATEVKILPEQAKIIDSLQKEYEAEDEIIGGTPCNNKHGEPANVTEDVNVVVETNPLQQKSSGDLISRKESLESGLDSYRSSRSDYESDIAYGGAVWDIFRRQDVPKLIEYLLKHQKEFRHISNLPVKSVIHPIHDQTLYLDEKHKKKLKEEFGVEPWTFEQHLGEAVFIPAGCPHQVRNRQSCIKVALDFVSPENVQECIRLTEEFRLLPENHGSREDKLEVKKMALYAASDAISEAESLKSKISSNETA from the exons ATGGAGAAGGGGAAGGGTGTAAGGGAGGTTGGGAATGGTGGAAATGAGGGTGGAGGAGGTGAGAAGGGTGAtcagagaagaaagagaattgaGGGAAAAAGtgatgaaattttggggaGTGGGGATCTGGGAATTGGTGGTGAGGAGTGGTTTGGTGGTGGAAATGGCGGTGATGGAGGAGTGAGTGGTGTTGGTGATGAGATTGCACGCCTTTTTGGTGAAGTGGATGTTGGTGGTGTTGGTCTTGGTGGTGGAGGTGTGAGCTTCTGGGGTGGTGGAAATGGTGGAGGGGTTGAGATTGGCGGTGGTCAAGCTTTTGGTCTTGAAGATGAAGGTGGGTTTGGTGAGAAGTTTCAGTTTGGTGGCGGTTTGGGTGGCCTGGATGGTGGTGGAGGGATTCAGTTATGGGAGATTGAAGGTCTTGGTGGTGAAGGAATGCATGGCCTGTTTGATAGAAATGGTCAGTTTTGGGGTGGTGAGGCCTCTGGTATTGATAATCAAACAGTTGAGGCTGGAGAATGTCGGGCTGGAAATGGAGATGAGGTTGGGGAAAATCGGGCTGATAATGGAGGTGAGATTGGGGAAAGTCGGGCTGTTGGTGGAGCTGGGGAGAGTCAGGCTGGAAATTGTGAAAGTGGAGGTGGCGCTGAAGGGTCAAAAGGTAAGCGTGGGAGGCCAAAAGGAtcaaagaacaagaagaaaattatAGAAGCTAAAGAGGGTACTGTAGGGTTGATTGGAACTGGAAGTGTTGATGTGGGTGGAGAAGAGAGTGTAACGCCAAAGAGAAAGCTAGGTCGACCAAAGGGTTCGAAGAATAAAAAGAAGGCTCTTGTAAATGATGAAAATGGGGGTGAGCCTGATGGGGGTGAAGAAAGTAAGGTGTTGGTTGGGAATGAGAGTGTAATGCCAAAGAGCAAGCTAGGTCGACCAAAGGGttccaagaaaaacaaaaaggctCTTGCAAATGATGGAAATGGGGATGAAGAAAGTAAGGGATTAGTTGGGAATGAGAGTGTTGGGCCAAAGAGAAAGGTTAGTCAACCAAAGGGTCCAAAGACCAAGAGAAATCGTACAGGTGTGGAAGATGATGGCGTTTCAAAAGACATGGGGGCTGTTGCCAAAGGGATTGAGAAATCTTCTCAGAGTCAGCTTACCGGTTTGGAGAAAGAAATGCTTCACATTGAGCAAAGTGGGAAAAAGGTAGCTATTGAGTCTGCTGGTCGTGAAGTTAAAAACGAGGTACTGCAGTTGAATAAAAGGTGTGCCTGGCCCAGGAAGATAACTCCTGGAATTAATTCAATGTCAAATGAAACTTTTGGCAGAACTTGCACTGGTGGACCAATAATGTTCTTCATGGGTTTGGAAAATGAATATCCGGTTCTTGGAAGCAAGGATGATAATCAGTTGCCTGATGTCCAGCCAAAGGTTAACCTTGTGGAAACAGGAAATCAGTATGTTCCTGGTAAAACTATGGTTGCTACTGATGGTAATGAGATGCATGTTCTTACAGGTGTGAAAGATATGAAATTGTATAAGAAGGAAGCTGTGAATGGTAAGGAGGGTAGAGGTACAGTTCAGCAAAATGGCAAGCGTGGTCGGCCAAAGCGTTCAGCTAAGAAGGAAAATGTTTCACGTGATGAAATAAGGGAAATGCCAGGTGAAATCATGGGTGGTATGGGAAATGGGAGGTCTATGCTTGAAGGTATGGAAGATGGTGGAATGGGCATGGATGCCTCTATGGCCATTGATGTTGGAAGTGAAAGTGTTCAGGTGAAGAAGAAGCGTGGTCGGCCAAAGGGGTCAACCAACAATAAAGATCATGATGTTAAAAAAAAGCAGGAAATATTTAGCAATGTTGAGGGCAGCACTGAAGAGACTGTATGGTCAACAGCCACCGTAATCAATAGCACCAAACTTGCAGGAGAGCAAGTTTTGAGATTGTGTAGTGAAACTAATGGTTGGAAGGATATCCAAACAAAGGATGAGTATAGCCAACTAAAGGAAATTGAAGAGAAGTTTGAGAATATGGTGGTGGGTAATGATGGTGATGGTAATGGTGCTCCTATGGTGAGTTCAAACAATGAGCGGACTATTAATGTGGGCAAGAAAGAGAAGGGAATGTCTGCAGCCTGTGGTAGTAATGTAGGTGGAAATGAGGTTATTCAACATAAAAGGCCTGGTCGACGTGCAAACAAGAGACCAATTGCTTTTGTTGGAGAAGATCAGAGTCGGGAAGGAGAAGATGTTAGAAAAATTGATTCTAGAGATGAGAGCTCAAAGAGAAAACTAGGCCGGCCTAAGAAGAAGAGACAAATCATTCGTCCTGAAGCCTTGAGTGATGTCACAGTACTGATGCATCAAAACTATTTGAAGGACTTGAGTTTCCCTACAATGCAAGTAAAGAGTTCTGAAGATACTGAAAAAAGGTTACAGAAGAGGCCTAGAGGGAGACCCAGGAAGATCAGCAACCAACCAGTAAATCACTGTGAGTTCCGTACTGGGAAATTAAAGAACTCAAATGATACTGAGAAAAAATTGTGTAAAAGGCCTAGAGGAAGACCCAGGAAGATCAGCAACCAACCAGTGAATCACTGTGAGTTCCATACTGAGAAATTAAAGAACTCAGAAGATACTGAGAAAAAGTTGTGTAAGAGACCTAGAGGGAGACCCAAGAAGATCAGCAACCAACCAATAAATCATGGTGAGTTCCGTACTCAGCTATTAAAGAACTCAGAGAATACTGAGAAAAAGTTGCAGTACAGGCCTAGAGGTAAGAGGCCTAGAGGGAGACCCAGATTGTTCAGCAACCTACAAAATCGCAGTGACTTCCGTGCTCGGAAATTAAAGAACCTTGAACATACTCAGCTAAAATTATGTAAGAGACCAAGAGGAAGACCCAGGAAGTTTGGCAACTTGCAAGCTCATGCCAGATACCTTAAACATGAAATATATACTGATACATTG gaGAGAAAAGAACGTTTATGGTGCCACCAGTGCTTGAGGAATGACAGAAATGGTGTCGTCAGTTGTTTAAAATGCAGAAAGAAACACTATTGCTATGACTGCCTTGCAAAGTG GTACCCTGAGAAGACGAAAGAGGACATAGAAATTGCTTGCCCATATTGTCGTGCGAATTGCAACTGCAGAATATGCCTCAAGGAGGATTTAGACGTGTTG CCTGGGCATGAAGAAACAGATACAAATACTAGATTGGAAAAATTACTTTACTTACTGTGCAAAACTCTGCCTCTCCTTAAGCATATTCAACAGGAGCAGATATCTGAATTAGATGCTGAAAGTAGTATACGTG GTTTACAATTGACAGAAGAGGATCTCCCGAGGTCTATACTAGAGGATGATGATCGAGTGTACTG TGACAAATGCAATACATCCATTGTCAATTTCCACAGAAGCTGCCCCAATCCTGATTGTTCTTACGACCTCTGTCTAACTTGTTGCTGGGAACTAAGGAAAGGATGTCAACTTGGAGGCAGTGAATCAGAATCTTCTATTCAACGGTTTTATGAAGGAGACTGTAGAAGTTCAGTATCAGATGGCCAGATTCCTGAAGTGAATGAAAATAATTTGCAGAGCTCACCAGTAAATGAGTTCACGAATGATATATCTTCTGAGTTTCCCCATTGGAAAGCAGAGGTTGATGGTAGGATTCCTTGTCCGCCAAAAGCACAGGGAGGTTGTGGTACCCAAATACTTGGACTCAGATGTATATTTGAAGCTAATTGGGTTGAAAAACTAATTTTGAGCTCTGAGAATCTCACTGTACATTATCAATCTtcagattttgatttttctcaAGGTTGTTCTGCATGTCATTCTATCAGTTCTGCATGCAATGGTGTAAACGCTTTGGAAGTGAGGCATGCAGCTGATAGAATGGACTGTTTTGATAACTTAATATACTGCCCAGATTCTGTACATTTGGGAAACAATGACATTGAGCATTTTCAATTACACTGGAGGAGAGGGGAACCCGTTGTAGTTAGAAATGTACTTGAAAAGGCTACTGGCCTTAGCTGGGAACCAATGGTAATGTGGAGGGCTTTTATTGGGGCAAAAAAAGTATTGAAAGAGGAAGCAGTGAAGGTCAAAGCCATTGATTGCCTTGATTGGTGCGAG GTTGACATTAATATGTATCAGTTCTTCAAGGGCTACATTGAGGGTCGTAAATACACTAATGGGTGGCCTGAGATGTTAAAGCTGAAGGATTGGCCTCCATCAAATCTTTTTGAAGAGTGTTTGCCCAGGCACGGTGCTGAATATATGACCATGCTTCCCTTTAGTGACTATACCCATCCCAAATCAGGTGTTCTAAATCTTGCAACAAGGCTTCCTACTGCTTTGAAGCCAGATTTGGGTCCTAAGACATACATTGCTTATGGAACTATGGAGGAGCTTGGTAGAGGAGATTCGGTGACAAAACTGCATTGTGACATCTCAGATGCG GTTAATGTGTTGACTCATGCAACAGAAGTAAAGATTCTTCCGGAGCAGGCTAAAATTATTGATAGTTTGCAGAAGGAATATGAAGCTGAAGATGAAATTATTGGAGGAACTCCATGTAATAACAAACACGGTGAGCCTGCTAATGTGACAGAAGACGTGAATGTTgtcgttgagaccaatcccTTGCAACAGAAATCTTCTGGAGATCTTATCAGCCGAAAAGAGTCCTTGGAGTCTGGGTTAGATTCATATAGAAGTAGTCGAAGTGATTATGAATCTGACATTGCATATGGAGGTGCCGTTTGGGACATTTTCCGTCGGCAAGATGTACCCAAGTTAATAGAGTACTTGCTGAAGCATCAGAAGGAATTTCGCCACATTAGTAATCTTCCTGTGAAATCA GTTATTCATCCTATTCATGACCAGACCCTTTATCTAGATGAGAAGCATAAAAAGAAGCTCAAGGAAGAATTTG GTGTTGAACCCTGGACATTTGAGCAACACCTTGGTGAGGCTGTTTTCATTCCTGCTGGGTGCCCACATCAAGTGAGAAATAGACAA tCGTGCATTAAAGTAGCCCTCGATTTTGTCTCCCCTGAAAATGTTCAAGAATGCATTCGATTAACAGAGGAGTTTCGCTTGCTTCCAGAAAACCATGGATCCAGAGAAGATAAACTGGAG GTAAAGAAGATGGCACTGTATGCAGCAAGTGATGCCATAAGTGAAGCTGAATCTCTGAAGTCAAAAATCAG TTCAAATGAGACAGCATAG
- the LOC126804052 gene encoding uncharacterized protein LOC126804052 isoform X2, with protein MEKGKGVREVGNGGNEGGGGEKGDQRRKRIEGKSDEILGSGDLGIGGEEWFGGGNGGDGGVSGVGDEIARLFGEVDVGGVGLGGGGVSFWGGGNGGGVEIGGGQAFGLEDEGGFGEKFQFGGGLGGLDGGGGIQLWEIEGLGGEGMHGLFDRNGQFWGGEASGIDNQTVEAGECRAGNGDEVGENRADNGGEIGESRAVGGAGESQAGNCESGGGAEGSKGKRGRPKGSKNKKKIIEAKEGTVGLIGTGSVDVGGEESVTPKRKLGRPKGSKNKKKALVNDENGGEPDGGEESKVLVGNESVMPKSKLGRPKGSKKNKKALANDGNGDEESKGLVGNESVGPKRKVSQPKGPKTKRNRTGVEDDGVSKDMGAVAKGIEKSSQSQLTGLEKEMLHIEQSGKKVAIESAGREVKNEVLQLNKRCAWPRKITPGINSMSNETFGRTCTGGPIMFFMGLENEYPVLGSKDDNQLPDVQPKVNLVETGNQYVPGKTMVATDGNEMHVLTGVKDMKLYKKEAVNGKEGRGTVQQNGKRGRPKRSAKKENVSRDEIREMPGEIMGGMGNGRSMLEGMEDGGMGMDASMAIDVGSESVQVKKKRGRPKGSTNNKDHDVKKKQEIFSNVEGSTEETVWSTATVINSTKLAGEQVLRLCSETNGWKDIQTKDEYSQLKEIEEKFENMVVGNDGDGNGAPMVSSNNERTINVGKKEKGMSAACGSNVGGNEVIQHKRPGRRANKRPIAFVGEVIRPEALSDVTVLMHQNYLKDLSFPTMQVKSSEDTEKRLQKRPRGRPRKISNQPVNHCEFRTGKLKNSNDTEKKLCKRPRGRPRKISNQPVNHCEFHTEKLKNSEDTEKKLCKRPRGRPKKISNQPINHGEFRTQLLKNSENTEKKLQYRPRGKRPRGRPRLFSNLQNRSDFRARKLKNLEHTQLKLCKRPRGRPRKFGNLQAHARYLKHEIYTDTLERKERLWCHQCLRNDRNGVVSCLKCRKKHYCYDCLAKWYPEKTKEDIEIACPYCRANCNCRICLKEDLDVLPGHEETDTNTRLEKLLYLLCKTLPLLKHIQQEQISELDAESSIRGLQLTEEDLPRSILEDDDRVYCDKCNTSIVNFHRSCPNPDCSYDLCLTCCWELRKGCQLGGSESESSIQRFYEGDCRSSVSDGQIPEVNENNLQSSPVNEFTNDISSEFPHWKAEVDGRIPCPPKAQGGCGTQILGLRCIFEANWVEKLILSSENLTVHYQSSDFDFSQGCSACHSISSACNGVNALEVRHAADRMDCFDNLIYCPDSVHLGNNDIEHFQLHWRRGEPVVVRNVLEKATGLSWEPMVMWRAFIGAKKVLKEEAVKVKAIDCLDWCEVDINMYQFFKGYIEGRKYTNGWPEMLKLKDWPPSNLFEECLPRHGAEYMTMLPFSDYTHPKSGVLNLATRLPTALKPDLGPKTYIAYGTMEELGRGDSVTKLHCDISDAVNVLTHATEVKILPEQAKIIDSLQKEYEAEDEIIGGTPCNNKHGEPANVTEDVNVVVETNPLQQKSSGDLISRKESLESGLDSYRSSRSDYESDIAYGGAVWDIFRRQDVPKLIEYLLKHQKEFRHISNLPVKSVIHPIHDQTLYLDEKHKKKLKEEFGVEPWTFEQHLGEAVFIPAGCPHQVRNRQSCIKVALDFVSPENVQECIRLTEEFRLLPENHGSREDKLEVKKMALYAASDAISEAESLKSKISSNETA; from the exons ATGGAGAAGGGGAAGGGTGTAAGGGAGGTTGGGAATGGTGGAAATGAGGGTGGAGGAGGTGAGAAGGGTGAtcagagaagaaagagaattgaGGGAAAAAGtgatgaaattttggggaGTGGGGATCTGGGAATTGGTGGTGAGGAGTGGTTTGGTGGTGGAAATGGCGGTGATGGAGGAGTGAGTGGTGTTGGTGATGAGATTGCACGCCTTTTTGGTGAAGTGGATGTTGGTGGTGTTGGTCTTGGTGGTGGAGGTGTGAGCTTCTGGGGTGGTGGAAATGGTGGAGGGGTTGAGATTGGCGGTGGTCAAGCTTTTGGTCTTGAAGATGAAGGTGGGTTTGGTGAGAAGTTTCAGTTTGGTGGCGGTTTGGGTGGCCTGGATGGTGGTGGAGGGATTCAGTTATGGGAGATTGAAGGTCTTGGTGGTGAAGGAATGCATGGCCTGTTTGATAGAAATGGTCAGTTTTGGGGTGGTGAGGCCTCTGGTATTGATAATCAAACAGTTGAGGCTGGAGAATGTCGGGCTGGAAATGGAGATGAGGTTGGGGAAAATCGGGCTGATAATGGAGGTGAGATTGGGGAAAGTCGGGCTGTTGGTGGAGCTGGGGAGAGTCAGGCTGGAAATTGTGAAAGTGGAGGTGGCGCTGAAGGGTCAAAAGGTAAGCGTGGGAGGCCAAAAGGAtcaaagaacaagaagaaaattatAGAAGCTAAAGAGGGTACTGTAGGGTTGATTGGAACTGGAAGTGTTGATGTGGGTGGAGAAGAGAGTGTAACGCCAAAGAGAAAGCTAGGTCGACCAAAGGGTTCGAAGAATAAAAAGAAGGCTCTTGTAAATGATGAAAATGGGGGTGAGCCTGATGGGGGTGAAGAAAGTAAGGTGTTGGTTGGGAATGAGAGTGTAATGCCAAAGAGCAAGCTAGGTCGACCAAAGGGttccaagaaaaacaaaaaggctCTTGCAAATGATGGAAATGGGGATGAAGAAAGTAAGGGATTAGTTGGGAATGAGAGTGTTGGGCCAAAGAGAAAGGTTAGTCAACCAAAGGGTCCAAAGACCAAGAGAAATCGTACAGGTGTGGAAGATGATGGCGTTTCAAAAGACATGGGGGCTGTTGCCAAAGGGATTGAGAAATCTTCTCAGAGTCAGCTTACCGGTTTGGAGAAAGAAATGCTTCACATTGAGCAAAGTGGGAAAAAGGTAGCTATTGAGTCTGCTGGTCGTGAAGTTAAAAACGAGGTACTGCAGTTGAATAAAAGGTGTGCCTGGCCCAGGAAGATAACTCCTGGAATTAATTCAATGTCAAATGAAACTTTTGGCAGAACTTGCACTGGTGGACCAATAATGTTCTTCATGGGTTTGGAAAATGAATATCCGGTTCTTGGAAGCAAGGATGATAATCAGTTGCCTGATGTCCAGCCAAAGGTTAACCTTGTGGAAACAGGAAATCAGTATGTTCCTGGTAAAACTATGGTTGCTACTGATGGTAATGAGATGCATGTTCTTACAGGTGTGAAAGATATGAAATTGTATAAGAAGGAAGCTGTGAATGGTAAGGAGGGTAGAGGTACAGTTCAGCAAAATGGCAAGCGTGGTCGGCCAAAGCGTTCAGCTAAGAAGGAAAATGTTTCACGTGATGAAATAAGGGAAATGCCAGGTGAAATCATGGGTGGTATGGGAAATGGGAGGTCTATGCTTGAAGGTATGGAAGATGGTGGAATGGGCATGGATGCCTCTATGGCCATTGATGTTGGAAGTGAAAGTGTTCAGGTGAAGAAGAAGCGTGGTCGGCCAAAGGGGTCAACCAACAATAAAGATCATGATGTTAAAAAAAAGCAGGAAATATTTAGCAATGTTGAGGGCAGCACTGAAGAGACTGTATGGTCAACAGCCACCGTAATCAATAGCACCAAACTTGCAGGAGAGCAAGTTTTGAGATTGTGTAGTGAAACTAATGGTTGGAAGGATATCCAAACAAAGGATGAGTATAGCCAACTAAAGGAAATTGAAGAGAAGTTTGAGAATATGGTGGTGGGTAATGATGGTGATGGTAATGGTGCTCCTATGGTGAGTTCAAACAATGAGCGGACTATTAATGTGGGCAAGAAAGAGAAGGGAATGTCTGCAGCCTGTGGTAGTAATGTAGGTGGAAATGAGGTTATTCAACATAAAAGGCCTGGTCGACGTGCAAACAAGAGACCAATTGCTTTTGTTGGAGAAG TCATTCGTCCTGAAGCCTTGAGTGATGTCACAGTACTGATGCATCAAAACTATTTGAAGGACTTGAGTTTCCCTACAATGCAAGTAAAGAGTTCTGAAGATACTGAAAAAAGGTTACAGAAGAGGCCTAGAGGGAGACCCAGGAAGATCAGCAACCAACCAGTAAATCACTGTGAGTTCCGTACTGGGAAATTAAAGAACTCAAATGATACTGAGAAAAAATTGTGTAAAAGGCCTAGAGGAAGACCCAGGAAGATCAGCAACCAACCAGTGAATCACTGTGAGTTCCATACTGAGAAATTAAAGAACTCAGAAGATACTGAGAAAAAGTTGTGTAAGAGACCTAGAGGGAGACCCAAGAAGATCAGCAACCAACCAATAAATCATGGTGAGTTCCGTACTCAGCTATTAAAGAACTCAGAGAATACTGAGAAAAAGTTGCAGTACAGGCCTAGAGGTAAGAGGCCTAGAGGGAGACCCAGATTGTTCAGCAACCTACAAAATCGCAGTGACTTCCGTGCTCGGAAATTAAAGAACCTTGAACATACTCAGCTAAAATTATGTAAGAGACCAAGAGGAAGACCCAGGAAGTTTGGCAACTTGCAAGCTCATGCCAGATACCTTAAACATGAAATATATACTGATACATTG gaGAGAAAAGAACGTTTATGGTGCCACCAGTGCTTGAGGAATGACAGAAATGGTGTCGTCAGTTGTTTAAAATGCAGAAAGAAACACTATTGCTATGACTGCCTTGCAAAGTG GTACCCTGAGAAGACGAAAGAGGACATAGAAATTGCTTGCCCATATTGTCGTGCGAATTGCAACTGCAGAATATGCCTCAAGGAGGATTTAGACGTGTTG CCTGGGCATGAAGAAACAGATACAAATACTAGATTGGAAAAATTACTTTACTTACTGTGCAAAACTCTGCCTCTCCTTAAGCATATTCAACAGGAGCAGATATCTGAATTAGATGCTGAAAGTAGTATACGTG GTTTACAATTGACAGAAGAGGATCTCCCGAGGTCTATACTAGAGGATGATGATCGAGTGTACTG TGACAAATGCAATACATCCATTGTCAATTTCCACAGAAGCTGCCCCAATCCTGATTGTTCTTACGACCTCTGTCTAACTTGTTGCTGGGAACTAAGGAAAGGATGTCAACTTGGAGGCAGTGAATCAGAATCTTCTATTCAACGGTTTTATGAAGGAGACTGTAGAAGTTCAGTATCAGATGGCCAGATTCCTGAAGTGAATGAAAATAATTTGCAGAGCTCACCAGTAAATGAGTTCACGAATGATATATCTTCTGAGTTTCCCCATTGGAAAGCAGAGGTTGATGGTAGGATTCCTTGTCCGCCAAAAGCACAGGGAGGTTGTGGTACCCAAATACTTGGACTCAGATGTATATTTGAAGCTAATTGGGTTGAAAAACTAATTTTGAGCTCTGAGAATCTCACTGTACATTATCAATCTtcagattttgatttttctcaAGGTTGTTCTGCATGTCATTCTATCAGTTCTGCATGCAATGGTGTAAACGCTTTGGAAGTGAGGCATGCAGCTGATAGAATGGACTGTTTTGATAACTTAATATACTGCCCAGATTCTGTACATTTGGGAAACAATGACATTGAGCATTTTCAATTACACTGGAGGAGAGGGGAACCCGTTGTAGTTAGAAATGTACTTGAAAAGGCTACTGGCCTTAGCTGGGAACCAATGGTAATGTGGAGGGCTTTTATTGGGGCAAAAAAAGTATTGAAAGAGGAAGCAGTGAAGGTCAAAGCCATTGATTGCCTTGATTGGTGCGAG GTTGACATTAATATGTATCAGTTCTTCAAGGGCTACATTGAGGGTCGTAAATACACTAATGGGTGGCCTGAGATGTTAAAGCTGAAGGATTGGCCTCCATCAAATCTTTTTGAAGAGTGTTTGCCCAGGCACGGTGCTGAATATATGACCATGCTTCCCTTTAGTGACTATACCCATCCCAAATCAGGTGTTCTAAATCTTGCAACAAGGCTTCCTACTGCTTTGAAGCCAGATTTGGGTCCTAAGACATACATTGCTTATGGAACTATGGAGGAGCTTGGTAGAGGAGATTCGGTGACAAAACTGCATTGTGACATCTCAGATGCG GTTAATGTGTTGACTCATGCAACAGAAGTAAAGATTCTTCCGGAGCAGGCTAAAATTATTGATAGTTTGCAGAAGGAATATGAAGCTGAAGATGAAATTATTGGAGGAACTCCATGTAATAACAAACACGGTGAGCCTGCTAATGTGACAGAAGACGTGAATGTTgtcgttgagaccaatcccTTGCAACAGAAATCTTCTGGAGATCTTATCAGCCGAAAAGAGTCCTTGGAGTCTGGGTTAGATTCATATAGAAGTAGTCGAAGTGATTATGAATCTGACATTGCATATGGAGGTGCCGTTTGGGACATTTTCCGTCGGCAAGATGTACCCAAGTTAATAGAGTACTTGCTGAAGCATCAGAAGGAATTTCGCCACATTAGTAATCTTCCTGTGAAATCA GTTATTCATCCTATTCATGACCAGACCCTTTATCTAGATGAGAAGCATAAAAAGAAGCTCAAGGAAGAATTTG GTGTTGAACCCTGGACATTTGAGCAACACCTTGGTGAGGCTGTTTTCATTCCTGCTGGGTGCCCACATCAAGTGAGAAATAGACAA tCGTGCATTAAAGTAGCCCTCGATTTTGTCTCCCCTGAAAATGTTCAAGAATGCATTCGATTAACAGAGGAGTTTCGCTTGCTTCCAGAAAACCATGGATCCAGAGAAGATAAACTGGAG GTAAAGAAGATGGCACTGTATGCAGCAAGTGATGCCATAAGTGAAGCTGAATCTCTGAAGTCAAAAATCAG TTCAAATGAGACAGCATAG